A genomic window from Chlorobium phaeobacteroides DSM 266 includes:
- a CDS encoding GIY-YIG nuclease family protein has product MPPDQFTIFGDNYPRGSYILFLKVSKPIRLSFGKFQGGRLLDVPKGEYLYIGSALGSGKADKPLAQRLVRHASRSGNNKPQPIQKTLRLLFEPEASCKKAGTTLHKKMHWHIDYLLDCPETEITHIVVVQSPLRLEPLLCNFISSLDTVEPLAKRLGAQDTKNSTHLLKIADSEQLLLIIKNKIPELIA; this is encoded by the coding sequence TCGGCGATAATTACCCAAGGGGCTCGTATATCCTTTTCCTGAAGGTTTCAAAGCCGATCCGACTTTCGTTCGGAAAATTTCAGGGCGGCCGGCTTCTTGATGTACCGAAAGGCGAGTACCTGTATATCGGTTCAGCGCTCGGAAGCGGAAAAGCTGATAAACCTCTCGCTCAACGGCTGGTTCGTCATGCATCGAGAAGCGGAAACAATAAACCTCAGCCCATACAGAAGACTCTGCGTCTTTTGTTTGAACCGGAGGCATCCTGTAAAAAAGCCGGTACCACTTTGCATAAAAAAATGCACTGGCATATTGATTACCTGCTTGATTGCCCTGAAACTGAAATTACGCATATCGTCGTCGTACAAAGCCCGCTTCGGCTTGAGCCTCTCCTCTGCAACTTCATCAGTTCGCTTGATACCGTAGAACCTCTGGCTAAACGCCTGGGAGCACAGGACACGAAAAACAGCACTCATCTTCTGAAAATCGCCGATTCAGAACAACTGCTCCTCATCATTAAAAACAAAATCCCGGAACTCATAGCCTGA